From Candidatus Eisenbacteria bacterium, the proteins below share one genomic window:
- a CDS encoding iron-containing redox enzyme family protein: MAETAMPDASRPFADVVKQREAPPALPIDRYLEEIDALVAAHDYVKQDKVTPAIGAGTASRDVVRRVALEYYYLGKWMTPEFPILIANAPDAYSFTMEHSTHYHHWAQNFADEAGYLRDPNHVRMKVEWCHQLGLGDDEIAAYTPLPETIAMTCTMLFYIRRSYEEGLAVFGYAGERVAAGSGYARTLHEGLKTHYGMVVRNFEVHAYAEPEHGDRASDLFRLVATTRAVQDRCREAIRNFLLTAECRVRAMNRWVE; this comes from the coding sequence ATGGCGGAGACCGCCATGCCCGACGCCTCGCGACCCTTCGCCGACGTCGTGAAGCAGCGCGAGGCGCCGCCCGCGCTGCCGATCGACCGCTACCTGGAGGAGATCGACGCGCTCGTCGCCGCGCACGACTACGTGAAGCAGGACAAGGTGACGCCCGCGATCGGCGCCGGCACGGCGTCGCGCGACGTCGTGCGGCGCGTCGCCCTCGAGTACTACTACCTCGGGAAGTGGATGACGCCGGAATTCCCGATCCTGATCGCGAACGCCCCTGACGCCTACAGCTTCACCATGGAGCACTCGACCCACTACCATCACTGGGCGCAAAACTTCGCCGACGAGGCCGGCTATCTGCGCGATCCGAACCACGTGCGGATGAAGGTCGAGTGGTGCCACCAGCTCGGCCTCGGCGACGACGAGATCGCGGCCTACACGCCGCTGCCCGAGACGATCGCGATGACGTGCACGATGCTGTTCTACATCCGCCGCTCGTACGAGGAGGGTCTGGCCGTGTTCGGCTACGCGGGCGAGCGCGTCGCGGCCGGGAGCGGGTACGCCCGAACCCTGCACGAGGGCCTCAAGACCCACTACGGGATGGTGGTCCGCAACTTCGAGGTGCACGCCTACGCCGAACCCGAGCACGGCGACAGGGCCTCGGACCTCTTCCGTCTGGTCGCGACCACGCGAGCGGTGCAGGACCGTTGCCGGGAGGCCATCCGCAACTTCCTGCTCACGGCCGAGTGCCGCGTGCGGGCGATGAACCGCTGGGTCGAGTGA
- a CDS encoding TetR/AcrR family transcriptional regulator: protein MLAAAVETFARTGLAGTSVRDIARQARIRVSTLYHYYPSKEALYHAVLERMADQVREMVVAALGRGRDFKETAASAINQLFDFFLRNRAYVQLGHRMALEGRPGTLADDRIAERWLGLLEGTLRPPQVRGEVKNVDPVLLMLSIDALVHWHIVADDLYKRMLGRGLDDPELARQVREHVTQVALRTLGLD from the coding sequence GTGCTCGCGGCGGCGGTCGAGACGTTCGCACGGACCGGGCTCGCGGGAACGTCGGTGCGCGACATCGCGCGCCAGGCGCGCATCCGCGTCTCGACCCTCTATCACTACTACCCGTCGAAGGAGGCCCTCTACCACGCGGTGCTCGAGCGCATGGCCGACCAGGTGCGCGAGATGGTCGTGGCCGCCCTGGGGCGCGGCCGCGACTTCAAGGAGACGGCAGCGTCGGCGATCAACCAGCTCTTCGACTTCTTCCTGCGCAACCGCGCCTACGTCCAGCTCGGCCACCGCATGGCGCTCGAAGGACGGCCGGGCACGCTCGCCGACGACCGCATCGCGGAGCGCTGGCTCGGCCTGCTCGAAGGGACGCTCCGCCCGCCGCAGGTGCGCGGCGAGGTGAAGAACGTCGACCCCGTCTTGCTGATGCTCTCGATCGACGCGCTCGTGCACTGGCACATCGTCGCCGACGACCTCTACAAGCGCATGCTCGGCAGGGGGCTCGACGACCCCGAGCTGGCCCGCCAGGTTCGGGAGCACGTGACGCAGGTGGCGCTCCGGACCCTCGGCCTCGATTGA